AGTCGCCGCTGACGTCGCGGCATGCACCGTACACGCCGTCGCTGAGTCGCAACAACAGCGACGCCTCGCACAGCAGttgctacagctacagctcgGAGTTCAGTCCGACGCACTCGCCGATCCAGGCGCGGCATGCCCCGCCGGCGGGATCCATGTATCCGGGCAGCGGATCCGCGGCAGGAAACGGAGGAGCCGGAAGCAGCTACGGGAACGGCGTGCATCATCATGGTATGCTGTACAGGCCGCTCAAAGCGGAGGCCTCCTCAACGGGTGGATCGAGCCAGGAGTCGGCGCAAAATCTCAGCATGGACTCGGCTTCCAGTGCCATGGATCCGCTAGGATCGGGCTCGCTGCCCGCCTCCCCGGCCGGGATCTCCCGCCAGCAGCTGATCAACTCCCCCTGCCCGATCTGTGGGGACAAGATCAGTGGCTTCCACTATGGCATCTTCTCCTGCGAGTCCTGCAAGGGTTTCTTCAAGCGCACCGTACAGAATCGCAAGAACTACGTGTGCGTCCGTGGGGGACCCTGCCAGGTGAGCATTTCCACGCGCAAAAAGTGCCCTGCCTGTCGTTTCGAGAAGTGCCTGCAGAAGGGCATGAAACTGGAGGCCATACGCGAGGATCGCACCCGTGGCGGTCGCTCCACCTATCAGTGCTCCTACACGCTGCCCAATTCGATGTTGAGTCCACTCTTGAGTCCGGATCAGGCGGTGGCAGCCGCAGCGGTAGCTTCAGTGGCCAATcatcagcaccagcaccagcaccagcagcatcaTCAGCACCAGCATCAACAGCAGAGACTCCAACAGCAGATGAATGGCTTTTCGGGGTCGACATCCCTGCCGGCGAGTCCCAGTCTGGGGGGAGCATCCATCAAAACGGAGGAATCCGAGGCCAAGACGTTAAGAGCGAGCAGTATTCCAACGCTATTGCAGGTGGGTTTTCAAGCAGACTTTCCTTAGATGATCCCCGATTAATGGTTCTCTTTTTTTGGCTACAGGAAATCATGGATGTTGAACATCTTTGGCAGTACACCGATGCAGAGCTGGCCCGCATCAATCAGCCATTGTCCGCCTTTGCCTCTGGTGGCAGCTCctcgtcatcatcgtcatcgtctgCCGCCTCAACGGCACACCAGAACcaccaccaacagcagcagcagcagcaacagccgcatcagcaccagcagcaacaattgaCCAACCCACTGCTGGCCAGTGCCGGTCTCTCGTCCAACGGGGAGAATGCCAATCCCGATCTGATTGCACATCTCTGCAATGTGGCCGATCATCGTCTCTACAAGATTGTCAAATGGTGCAAGAGTCTTCCGCTCTTTAAGAACATTTCGGTGTGTAAATGTGGTTCACTTTCGGAATAGATCGGAGCACTATAATAACTCTTTTCAGATCGATGATCAAATCTGTTTGCTGATCAATTCGTGGTGCGAACTGTTGCTCTTCTCCTGCTGTTTCCGTTCGATTGATACGCCCGGGGAGATAAAGATGTCCCAAGGCAGAAAGATAACACTATCACAGGCCAAAACGAATGGGCTTCAGGTGTGTTTTGGTTTTactataaataaattaatttatgcTATTACTTTCGGGAAGTTGTATTTCATTTCGTGAATATTTTATGTTATAAAAATATCTTGAAAGGGTTTTAAATAAACTAAAGCCTCTAAAAAAATCTATATAAATAATCAGCGTGAAATATGAGTCATAGAAATAGGTTAAACAGAGACACTACCGACTTTTGTAGCTATAAAATCAATATATCAATATTATCACTAAATAATTACTGTTTGGAGAGTATTAGTAGGGTTTTCCATTATATAAATTTCACTTTTTATACTTGTTACAGTCTTGTACTTGAGTCTTTATTTTCTTAAAGTACGAACTATTTTCcattcattaaaaaatttaattttgtgTTGCTTCGTTTTATACCCAAATTAAGGCTCTTTTAATCCAAAAAATGTTCCCACGGAGATGCTCTTGCTTTCTATTGTTCAATCAATCAGGGTTTCAATTCAGTAATttctttaatttatttattttcgtACATTTCATCTTATTAACGAAATCTTATGGAAATTCACACAATTTCTGGATGTTTTCATTCTTAAAGTGTCTTTCTATGATTCCGAAATCATTAAAAGTCTTAGGAAATATCATTTAAATGCTCCTTCTTTTGTTAATACTTTTTAAACGTTCTATCCCCTAATTGATTAGGCTCTTTTCTCCCAGTATGATTAGTTTTTCTTTAGGTCACATTAAACCCACAAAAGTAATCCCCATTATAAAATTTGATTCCTTATAGACCTGCATCGAACGCATGCTCAATCTGACGGACCATTTGAGGCGTCTGCGCGTGGATCGCTACGAATATGTTGCCATGAAGGTGATAGTGCTGCTGCAGTCAGGTAAGGCTCCAAGAGGAGGTCCAAGTAAACCCTAATCTAATACCTTATACCCTATCTAGACACCACAGAGCTGCATGAGGCGGTGAAAGTGCGGGAGTGCCAGGAGAAGGCATTGCAGGGCCTGCAGGCCTATACGCTGGCCCACTATCCGGATACGCCTTCCAAGTTTGgagagctgctgctgcgtaTACCCGACCTGCAGCGCACATGTCAGGTGAGTGTTTACTTGGAATGCCCGTAAAAGTACAAAAGATCTAATGAATCTCCTTCCGAACAGCTGGGCAAAGAAATGCTGACGATCAAGACACGCGATGGAGCTGACTTCAATTTGCTGATGGAGCTGTTGCGCGGAGAACATTGACAATTGTTGACGGCGACAAAGTTTTACATATTTAGTATTAGATATATCTATTGTAGGGTTAAGTGCTCTACCTATAAGCTCTGAAAACATGTGCCTAAAAACCCAAAGCCGCAACAGCAGTCGTCGCCGCAGACGGGATCCGATCCGCGACCCCTCCCAAGCATTGACCCGAAACTATGCGCAAAAATTGCCAAATTTTTATACACGAACTATACATATTTTGATATACTCGTTTGATGAATGCCATGTGCTGGATGGGCGGGAGGACCGCCCCGCGCGCGTTGCCCTGTCTGTTGCTGGCTTTTGAGTTTCCAGTAAGAAGAAAAGAAACAATTATATAACGTTTTTCGCTATATATGAATGATATATATACCGATGACTTATGTATAGAGTAAACTAAAGCACACAATGGAAAATGAAAAGACTAAGacaatttatttaaaaaattacTACgtataaacaaaacaaaaaaaggcagaaacaacaaatgcaaaatcaaattaaatttaGTTTAAGCAGCTAGCGACTTtttttatacatacataaaaaCTTATATAAAACTATTTTATaaatgaacaaaaaaaaaaaaaaacaaaaaaatgccAAAACCGATTTGGTTTGATAGAAGAAGAGCTGCTAGAATTTtcgataaatatatatatagtacgagtatatatgtatatctctATTTGTATGTAAATGGAGTCCATCCATTTGGATGTCCAATTTTTAAATGTTGTAGCATTTAGTTTTAGTGCAATTTCACACATGTCTACTTATAAACTATtgctatatacatatatatatatttggaTATATGTCATAAACATATATCTGCAGCCAGATATGGCCACAAAACTATACACATACTTGAAGATGAAAAGACCACTCGAAAAATGCCAGGCCGCAGCCCGGCCTGCAGCTTGGCAAACAGACTATTCCAGTGATGCTATATGTTGCATAAAAAAATCAACACACAAACGCCCCTGCCCGCTCCCCCATAACTACATAAATCAAATTTAtattttccattataattCTGCATTAGTTTCTCCATTAATTAATagctattattattatttgtgtAATCTTTACTTAAATAGCTGAAGCAAATCCTGCAACAGGATTTAAAACATATATAAAAGCGATAaaaaaaactacattaattaattatttttgCATATATCTTAGCTagttagatatatgtatagcCCCTCCcggcatatgtatgtacatatatgtctatatatatatgtatgtgtgtctgtgtgtgtgcgtgtgcgtgtgtgtatgttAACTGTAAAAGTACTTCCAGACCCCCAACCCAccagaaaaaacaaaagaaaagaacagaacagaagaaACCAATGTAATTCCAATTTAATGTCTACcagaagaagaagaggaaaGAGCGAACCAATCCGTAAAACTACATACTTAAAAGTGAAGGGCAGAAGAAGGCTGAAGAAGGGGATAATCATGATTACGATTTTGCTAAATCAAAacttttttcatatcttttttttatgatttttaaTTACTTATTAGTCGTAAAACCTCCAGAAATTGTTTTTCATGGAGATTCTACTTTTTATTGACTTAAAttaatttgaatttttaaCAAAAATCTCAAAATGTTATTCCAAAAGTAATTTCTTTTAATCGAAAATCACGATTACATTGCCCCAAGCAAAATGGTGAAAAAACAGATCTGCCCTTGTTTCCTGCTGCTGTCCGTAAATGTaaacaaaaactaaaaaactacaaaaaatagttaaatgttaatttaataatgaaagaaaTGCTCCAACTAAATATCAATACAATGTTTACCCATAGTTAAATGCAATTATTTAAGCgaaaaatcaaatcaaaatgAATTAATAATTTCCAGTAGCAAAAACAAACTCAAACAAAATCCACAAAAACAGGAAGGGCGGATTTAGGAGCGTTCTGATACGATGACAGATATTTTTCTACTTAAGTATTTCGCTTAACTAGTGAAAAGTGTGCTCAAAATTAAGCATAAATTAAGCAGAGTTTTACTTTCTGTCTGATGTTTCGTTTTTGCTATATCCATTAACTCATCCCATAGTAAATATATCATTTCATATTCTGTTTTAAATGGAACACAATGGAAATTCAAGAATGgaacaaaaccaacaacaattAAGCGTAAATTGTCAATGCAATATTTTgtaataaaaaacaaaaaaaaaatccaacGATCACACTACAAAAAGTGCGACAATTAAATCGTGTAAATGTGAGATTTGTTATTTGTTAATTTATTGTGCGGTAGAAATGGGATATTTATATGTTGAGCTCTGCTGTAGGATGTAAGTCATTAACTAGTTTGTTTTGGATTAACAATTTCAGTAATCGGTTGCCTGGAAGTAGCCGGATATGCCCCATGATTCTTCGGATTCTTCTACATTCGCTCGGATTTCTGGACAAGGAAGACTGGAGACAGTCGTGCGATGCTATTGGTAGGCAAAGAATGCCTCTAGGAAAACTAAGACTTCGTTTCCTGGAAGCACTCTTCCCTCAAAATAATGAGTAAAGCCTAGATGGAATCCATTTCCGAAACAACATTGATATAAACG
The sequence above is a segment of the Drosophila miranda strain MSH22 chromosome 4, D.miranda_PacBio2.1, whole genome shotgun sequence genome. Coding sequences within it:
- the LOC108163509 gene encoding nuclear hormone receptor FTZ-F1 beta; amino-acid sequence: MPNMSSIKAEQQSAPMGGTGSYQLPVNMCTSSSNSSTMTTTTGSATPSRHNVSVTNIKCELEELPTPNGNLVPVIANYNHGSLRIPLSGQPHNAEEESDSEAELTNIENLKVRRRTADKNGPRPMSWEGELSEPEENGSGGGGGGAELMETETVIKSEVCSTSTPIQAASTTCPTMQPIKTELENIAGELQHHPRSNAYPVSSCNGPAKLKLAPTQSDPINLKYEPPLGDNNSPLLTTRNKSNSGGHLPLPANPSPDSAIHSVYTHSSPSQSPLTSRHAPYTPSLSRNNSDASHSSCYSYSSEFSPTHSPIQARHAPPAGSMYPGSGSAAGNGGAGSSYGNGVHHHGMLYRPLKAEASSTGGSSQESAQNLSMDSASSAMDPLGSGSLPASPAGISRQQLINSPCPICGDKISGFHYGIFSCESCKGFFKRTVQNRKNYVCVRGGPCQVSISTRKKCPACRFEKCLQKGMKLEAIREDRTRGGRSTYQCSYTLPNSMLSPLLSPDQAVAAAAVASVANHQHQHQHQQHHQHQHQQQRLQQQMNGFSGSTSLPASPSLGGASIKTEESEAKTLRASSIPTLLQEIMDVEHLWQYTDAELARINQPLSAFASGGSSSSSSSSSAASTAHQNHHQQQQQQQQPHQHQQQQLTNPLLASAGLSSNGENANPDLIAHLCNVADHRLYKIVKWCKSLPLFKNISIDDQICLLINSWCELLLFSCCFRSIDTPGEIKMSQGRKITLSQAKTNGLQTCIERMLNLTDHLRRLRVDRYEYVAMKVIVLLQSDTTELHEAVKVRECQEKALQGLQAYTLAHYPDTPSKFGELLLRIPDLQRTCQLGKEMLTIKTRDGADFNLLMELLRGEH